Proteins encoded within one genomic window of Bradyrhizobium sp. AZCC 1719:
- a CDS encoding APC family permease, with protein sequence MTDVPMNAGAQSIAAEPSLRRVMGPWLLLLFIVGDILGTGIYALTGQVAKQVGGVVWLPFVVAFVVALVTAFSYLELVTKYPRAAGAALYTHKAFGIHFVTFIVAFAVMCSGITSASTASRAFAANMSNAMGLNLSAFAITITGLAFMAVVAAVNFRGVGESLKANVVLTCVELTGLLIIIVIGLWAIGLGQGDVSRVIQFRSTADGGMFWPVIAATTLAFFAMVGFEDSVNMAEECKDPSRHFPKVLLVGLVITCLIYVLVSVSAITLVAPEQLGEGETPLLKVVQQGAPNFPIWIFGFITMFAVANTALINMLMASRLVYGMSREHVLPPALGRVHRMRRTPYVAIGFTTLLAFALITFVGEVPALGGTTALLLLCVFTVVNVAVLVLRRDSVSHQHFRTPTILPILGAVFCAFLASPWTGRDPVQYRVAGVLIGVGIVLWLITIMLNRMTGIARIEPDMEHLGRGGPIN encoded by the coding sequence ATGACCGATGTCCCCATGAACGCCGGTGCTCAATCTATCGCCGCCGAACCGAGCCTTCGTAGGGTCATGGGCCCCTGGCTGCTCTTGCTGTTCATCGTCGGCGATATTCTCGGCACCGGAATCTATGCGCTCACAGGCCAGGTGGCGAAGCAGGTCGGCGGTGTCGTATGGCTGCCTTTTGTGGTTGCGTTTGTGGTCGCCCTTGTGACCGCGTTCAGCTATCTCGAGCTGGTCACGAAATATCCGAGGGCTGCGGGCGCGGCCCTCTACACTCACAAGGCTTTTGGCATCCATTTTGTCACGTTCATCGTTGCATTTGCGGTGATGTGCTCAGGTATCACCTCGGCATCGACCGCTTCCCGGGCTTTCGCCGCGAACATGTCGAACGCAATGGGCCTCAACCTATCGGCCTTTGCCATCACGATTACCGGTCTCGCTTTCATGGCAGTCGTTGCTGCAGTCAATTTCCGCGGTGTTGGCGAAAGTCTGAAAGCTAATGTCGTTCTCACCTGTGTGGAGCTGACGGGACTGCTGATCATCATCGTGATCGGCCTTTGGGCGATCGGGTTGGGCCAGGGCGATGTCTCGCGTGTCATTCAGTTTCGTTCGACCGCTGACGGCGGCATGTTCTGGCCGGTGATTGCCGCGACCACGCTCGCATTCTTTGCCATGGTAGGCTTCGAGGATTCGGTCAACATGGCCGAGGAATGCAAGGATCCAAGCCGTCACTTTCCAAAGGTGCTGCTTGTAGGCCTTGTGATTACCTGTCTCATCTATGTCCTTGTCTCGGTCTCGGCAATCACCCTGGTGGCGCCGGAGCAATTGGGCGAAGGCGAAACACCGCTTCTGAAGGTCGTCCAACAGGGCGCGCCAAATTTTCCGATTTGGATCTTTGGATTCATCACGATGTTTGCCGTGGCCAATACCGCTCTCATCAATATGCTCATGGCCAGCCGCCTTGTGTATGGCATGAGCCGCGAGCATGTGCTTCCGCCAGCTCTCGGGAGAGTACACAGGATGCGGCGGACGCCCTATGTCGCCATCGGCTTCACGACCTTGCTGGCGTTTGCCCTGATCACGTTCGTCGGTGAGGTGCCGGCACTCGGAGGCACCACCGCGCTTCTTTTGCTATGCGTTTTCACGGTGGTTAACGTTGCGGTGCTGGTGCTTCGGCGCGATTCTGTAAGTCATCAGCACTTTCGCACGCCGACCATTCTGCCGATCCTGGGCGCTGTGTTTTGCGCTTTCCTCGCCAGTCCCTGGACCGGCCGTGACCCCGTTCAGTACCGGGTCGCCGGTGTCCTGATCGGAGTGGGCATCGTTCTGTGGCTCATCACGATCATGCTCAACCGGATGACCGGGATAGCGAGAATAGAGCCGGATATGGAACATTTAGGTCGCGGCGGGCCCATCAACTAG
- a CDS encoding ketopantoate reductase family protein, translating to MGRKIAIVGAGAVGGYAGAHMVQAGEDVTFIDPWPEHVEHMRKHGLRVTHAMDVAEFSVPVHALHVTDAQRLAKERPIDIAFVCMKSYDTAWATMLIQQYLAPDGYVVSLQNCMNEETIAGIVGWGKTLGCIASSITVNLPEPGHIHRGAGKGGAAHTVFRAGEVHGRITPRAEEVCRLVGYSDSAKVTENLWGERWSKLVANVMGNGLSACTGLPGAEILQSDPLRRFSTRLGSEAIRVGQAHGYQLEEILHLPPEMIARAGEGDEEAMRICDEQRFKDSKRTSSQQRPSMGQDMQKGRRTEIEFLNGFVVREGEKLGIACTANAALTDIVKRVERGELSPDSRHITELRMN from the coding sequence ATGGGCCGGAAGATCGCGATCGTCGGAGCGGGCGCCGTCGGCGGGTATGCCGGCGCCCATATGGTGCAGGCGGGCGAGGACGTTACGTTCATCGATCCCTGGCCCGAGCATGTCGAGCATATGAGGAAGCACGGGCTGCGCGTCACCCACGCCATGGATGTCGCGGAATTCTCGGTGCCCGTGCACGCGCTCCACGTCACGGACGCGCAGCGGCTCGCCAAGGAGAGGCCGATCGACATCGCCTTCGTCTGCATGAAATCCTACGACACCGCCTGGGCCACCATGCTGATCCAGCAATATCTGGCGCCGGACGGGTACGTGGTATCGCTGCAGAACTGCATGAACGAGGAGACGATTGCCGGCATCGTCGGCTGGGGCAAGACGCTGGGCTGCATTGCCAGCAGCATCACGGTGAACCTGCCGGAGCCCGGCCACATCCACCGCGGCGCCGGCAAGGGCGGGGCGGCGCACACGGTGTTTCGCGCCGGCGAGGTGCACGGCCGTATCACACCGCGGGCGGAGGAAGTCTGCCGCCTGGTCGGCTATTCCGACAGCGCCAAGGTGACGGAGAATCTCTGGGGCGAGCGCTGGTCGAAGCTGGTCGCCAACGTCATGGGCAACGGGCTCTCGGCCTGCACCGGCTTGCCGGGCGCCGAAATCCTGCAAAGCGATCCGCTGCGCCGGTTCTCCACCCGGCTCGGCAGCGAAGCGATCCGCGTCGGGCAGGCGCACGGCTATCAGCTTGAAGAGATATTGCATCTGCCGCCGGAGATGATCGCGCGGGCCGGTGAGGGCGACGAGGAAGCGATGCGCATCTGCGACGAGCAGCGCTTCAAGGACAGCAAGCGCACGTCTTCCCAGCAGCGCCCGTCGATGGGTCAGGACATGCAGAAGGGCCGTCGCACGGAGATCGAGTTCCTCAACGGCTTTGTCGTGCGCGAGGGCGAGAAGCTCGGCATCGCCTGCACCGCAAACGCCGCGCTGACCGATATCGTCAAGCGCGTCGAGCGTGGTGAGCTCAGCCCCGATTCGCGGCACATTACGGAACTGCGGATGAACTGA
- a CDS encoding Crp/Fnr family transcriptional regulator, translating to MGRPASAGNRLLTALPPADLALLAPHLQKVSLEQGAVVIRAGDRRQHVYFPHSGAISFMLGLPNGETIATAVIGREGAIGALSVLGPSFLSSVTAVVRVGGTASQISVSRFHAAYMESGAIRHVVEAHTRSILMQFQHVSACNGLHSVEARMARWLLHLHDRTEDNNILSLTQGTLSQLLGVRRTTVTQVIAKLRALGAIRSARRGLVEIDRARLEEATCECYDIIRCATDRIVPHEAVGSRPHFASADKLQGA from the coding sequence ATGGGACGTCCGGCGAGCGCCGGTAATCGTCTCCTCACCGCGTTGCCGCCGGCAGACCTCGCGTTGCTCGCCCCTCATCTCCAGAAGGTGTCGCTTGAACAGGGCGCCGTGGTGATACGAGCGGGAGATCGACGCCAACATGTTTACTTTCCCCATAGCGGGGCCATCTCCTTCATGCTCGGCCTTCCGAACGGCGAAACCATTGCAACCGCGGTAATCGGGCGCGAGGGAGCGATCGGCGCATTATCGGTGCTGGGACCCTCTTTCTTGTCGTCCGTGACCGCGGTCGTGCGGGTGGGCGGCACCGCATCGCAAATCTCCGTGTCGCGGTTTCATGCAGCCTACATGGAGAGCGGCGCCATCAGACATGTGGTCGAGGCGCACACGAGGTCGATACTCATGCAGTTCCAGCACGTCTCAGCCTGCAACGGACTGCACTCGGTCGAGGCCCGCATGGCCCGGTGGCTGCTTCACCTCCACGATCGAACGGAGGACAACAACATCCTATCATTAACGCAGGGGACGCTTTCGCAGTTGCTCGGGGTCCGACGAACGACCGTGACGCAGGTGATTGCAAAACTCCGCGCCTTAGGCGCCATCAGATCCGCTCGGCGGGGCTTGGTCGAAATCGACAGGGCGCGGCTCGAGGAAGCTACCTGTGAATGCTACGACATCATACGTTGTGCAACCGATCGGATCGTCCCCCATGAAGCCGTGGGGTCGCGCCCGCATTTTGCGTCGGCCGACAAACTCCAGGGTGCATGA
- a CDS encoding IclR family transcriptional regulator: MKRDVIRRKAIEPKSGADQDENARDGGVQSVDRALSIIETLAEDDEGYRLSDLAIRTGLSTSTVHRLLGTLESRRFVQFDRTESKWHVGTRAFTVGATFARRRNFTAQAMPYLRKLRDLTRETANLAVVDDEFIIVLTRMESREIMRSLTKVGGRVAMVASGVGKAVLATYSNEDVSAIIHHHGMPRLTEKSIVRPSDLFKELEKIRRQGFAIDDEEACMGLRCIAAVVYNDCAEPLAAISVSGMTSRLTDERLPSLGQTVREVAAELTVALGGVMPAARAG; this comes from the coding sequence ATGAAGAGAGACGTGATCCGGCGCAAGGCGATCGAGCCGAAATCCGGTGCGGACCAGGACGAGAACGCCCGTGACGGCGGCGTCCAGTCCGTCGATCGCGCACTCTCCATCATTGAAACGCTTGCTGAAGACGACGAAGGCTATCGCCTGAGCGATCTCGCCATCCGCACCGGCCTTTCCACCTCCACCGTGCATCGCCTGCTCGGGACGCTGGAAAGCCGCCGCTTCGTGCAGTTCGATCGCACCGAATCGAAATGGCATGTCGGTACGCGCGCCTTCACGGTGGGAGCAACCTTCGCCCGCCGCCGCAATTTCACGGCACAGGCGATGCCTTATTTGCGCAAGCTGCGCGACCTGACGCGGGAGACAGCGAATCTCGCCGTCGTCGACGACGAATTCATCATCGTGCTGACCCGTATGGAAAGCCGCGAAATCATGCGTTCGCTGACCAAGGTCGGCGGTCGCGTCGCGATGGTCGCCTCCGGCGTCGGCAAGGCGGTGCTGGCGACCTATTCCAACGAGGACGTCAGCGCGATCATCCATCATCACGGCATGCCGCGGCTGACCGAAAAATCGATCGTGCGGCCGAGCGATTTGTTCAAGGAACTCGAAAAAATCCGCCGCCAGGGTTTTGCGATCGACGACGAGGAGGCCTGCATGGGCCTGCGCTGCATCGCCGCCGTGGTCTACAACGACTGCGCCGAGCCGCTGGCTGCAATCTCCGTCTCCGGCATGACCAGCCGGCTGACCGACGAACGCCTGCCGTCGCTCGGCCAGACGGTGCGGGAAGTGGCGGCGGAGTTGACGGTGGCGCTCGGCGGCGTGATGCCGGCGGCGAGGGCTGGCTGA
- a CDS encoding acetate--CoA ligase family protein translates to MSNSADAARKIAEPSAQEAVRRVLDTVKAEKRTSLTAPEGKVVCDAYGIPVPKEGVAKSAADASKIASSMGFPVVMKIVSPDILHKTEAGGVMVGVKTAADAEKAYDTILANAKKYKADAKIEGIQVQQMLAGGTEVIVGSITDGSFGKLVAFGLGGVLVEVLKDITFRLAPATKDDALSMLDGIQAHDMLKGVRGGDPVSRDALADVIVKVSQLVSDFPEIVELDLNPVFATKKDAIAADVRIVVDFDYKPRPAPRPTEEIVTAMNRIMQPKGVAVIGASAEDGKIGNSVMKNLINGGYKGEIYPIHPKAADILGYKAYKSVKDVPGVIDTAVFAIPAKFVAGALAECGEKKIPGAVLIPSGFAEAGAPELQAEIVEVGKKYNVRLMGPNIYGFYYTWSNLCATFCTAYDVKGHAALSSQSGGIGMAIIGFSRSAKMGVSAIVGLGNKSDIDEDDLLAFFEQDPNTNLIAQHCEDLKDGRAFAEAAKRVSKKKPVVVLKAGRTSAGAKAASSHTGALAGNDKIYEDVFKQSGVIRARSLRQLLEFARGVPVLPTPKGENVLIITGAGGSGVLLSDSCVDNGLSLMQMPPDLDAAFRKFIPPFGAAGNPVDITGGEPPITYVNTVKLGLSDERIHSLILGYWHTIVTPPMVFARNMVEVKKEMEAKGFVKPIVASLAGDVEVEEAAEYLYQNGIPAYAYSTELPVEVLGAKYKWARGAGLL, encoded by the coding sequence ATGTCAAATTCTGCAGATGCGGCCCGCAAGATCGCCGAGCCCAGCGCCCAAGAGGCTGTCCGCCGGGTGCTCGATACGGTGAAAGCCGAGAAGCGCACGAGCCTTACCGCGCCGGAGGGCAAGGTGGTGTGCGATGCCTATGGCATCCCGGTTCCCAAAGAGGGCGTGGCCAAGTCTGCCGCTGATGCATCCAAGATCGCATCCAGCATGGGCTTCCCGGTGGTGATGAAGATCGTCTCGCCGGACATTCTCCACAAGACCGAAGCCGGCGGCGTCATGGTCGGGGTGAAGACCGCGGCCGATGCCGAGAAGGCCTATGACACCATTCTCGCCAATGCGAAGAAGTACAAGGCCGATGCCAAGATCGAGGGCATCCAGGTCCAGCAGATGCTGGCGGGCGGCACCGAGGTCATCGTCGGCTCCATTACCGATGGTTCGTTCGGCAAGCTTGTCGCCTTCGGCCTCGGCGGCGTGCTGGTCGAGGTGCTGAAAGACATCACCTTCCGCCTCGCGCCCGCGACCAAGGACGATGCGCTGTCGATGCTCGACGGCATCCAGGCCCATGACATGCTGAAGGGCGTGCGCGGTGGCGATCCGGTCAGCCGCGATGCGCTGGCTGACGTCATCGTCAAGGTCTCGCAGCTCGTCAGCGATTTTCCCGAAATCGTCGAACTCGATCTCAATCCGGTATTCGCCACCAAGAAAGATGCGATTGCAGCCGACGTGCGCATCGTCGTCGATTTCGATTACAAGCCGCGTCCGGCGCCGCGCCCGACCGAAGAAATCGTCACTGCGATGAACCGCATCATGCAGCCGAAGGGCGTTGCCGTGATCGGCGCCTCCGCCGAGGACGGCAAGATCGGCAACTCCGTCATGAAGAACCTGATCAACGGCGGCTACAAGGGCGAGATCTATCCGATCCACCCGAAGGCCGCCGACATCCTGGGCTATAAGGCCTACAAGAGCGTCAAGGACGTGCCGGGCGTGATCGACACAGCGGTGTTCGCGATCCCTGCGAAGTTCGTCGCAGGCGCACTCGCCGAATGCGGCGAAAAGAAAATTCCAGGCGCCGTGCTGATTCCGTCGGGCTTTGCCGAAGCCGGCGCGCCTGAATTGCAGGCCGAAATCGTCGAGGTCGGCAAGAAGTACAACGTCCGCCTGATGGGGCCGAACATCTACGGCTTCTACTATACGTGGTCGAATCTCTGCGCGACGTTCTGCACCGCCTACGACGTCAAGGGCCATGCGGCTTTGTCGTCGCAGTCCGGCGGCATCGGCATGGCGATCATCGGTTTTTCGCGCTCGGCGAAAATGGGTGTGTCGGCGATCGTCGGTCTCGGCAACAAGTCCGACATCGACGAGGACGATCTGCTGGCGTTCTTCGAGCAGGACCCCAACACCAACCTGATCGCCCAGCACTGCGAGGACCTGAAGGACGGCCGCGCCTTTGCGGAAGCCGCCAAGCGCGTCTCCAAGAAGAAGCCGGTGGTGGTGCTGAAGGCGGGCCGCACCTCGGCCGGCGCCAAGGCGGCCTCGTCGCACACGGGCGCGCTCGCCGGCAACGATAAGATCTACGAGGACGTGTTCAAGCAATCGGGCGTGATCCGCGCCCGGTCCTTGCGGCAATTGCTCGAGTTTGCGCGCGGCGTGCCGGTGTTGCCGACGCCGAAGGGCGAAAACGTGCTGATCATCACCGGTGCCGGTGGTTCGGGCGTGCTGCTATCGGACTCCTGTGTGGATAACGGCCTGTCACTGATGCAGATGCCGCCGGATCTCGACGCGGCGTTCCGAAAATTCATCCCACCGTTCGGCGCGGCCGGAAATCCTGTGGATATCACCGGCGGTGAGCCGCCGATCACCTATGTCAACACCGTGAAGCTCGGCCTGTCGGATGAGCGCATCCATTCGCTGATCCTCGGCTACTGGCACACGATCGTGACGCCGCCGATGGTATTCGCCCGCAACATGGTCGAGGTGAAGAAGGAGATGGAGGCCAAGGGCTTTGTGAAGCCGATCGTCGCCTCGCTCGCCGGCGACGTCGAGGTCGAGGAGGCCGCCGAATATCTCTACCAGAACGGCATCCCGGCCTATGCCTATTCGACCGAACTGCCGGTCGAGGTGTTAGGGGCCAAGTACAAGTGGGCGCGCGGCGCGGGCTTGCTCTGA